From the genome of Labrus bergylta chromosome 4, fLabBer1.1, whole genome shotgun sequence, one region includes:
- the c4h14orf119 gene encoding uncharacterized protein C14orf119 homolog, producing the protein MSWFNHVNQTSNQQQQQPPTEGYRLSHNSGLRVPTEGSPSLATQHWTGFPGAPSPEDFPSAPRGVVSPPSLESLSCTSPSTGQVGDPEPISYVSLQEQRCVLYWFKGWTGPQREQFLQDLLGKAVPGKVCTLLDSLSTLQVKDRLPNIFECQLRLWTQWFQSWGEEERNHFLHMLEEWDPVFVAHFYRCVAGTAGRD; encoded by the exons ATGTCGTGGTTCAATCATGTCAATCAAACCTCgaatcagcagcagcaacagccgCCCACTGAGGGGTACAGACTCAGTCATAACTCCGGGCTCAGAGTCCCGACAGAGGGATCACCCTCATTGGCAACACAACACTGGACCGGCTTCCCCGGCGCCCCCAGCCCGGAAGACTTCCCTTCAGCCCCACGAGGTGTAGTCAGCCCCCCAAGCCTTGAGAGTCTCTCCTGCACTTCTCCCAGTACAGGTCAGGTTGGAGATCCGGAGCCCATCTCCTACGTGAGCCTCCAGGAGCAGAGGTGCGTCCTGTACTGGTTCAAGGGCTGGACCGGCCCTCAGAGGGAGCAGTTCCTGCAGGATCTTCTGGGGAAAGCTGTGCCTGGGAAAGTGTGCACCCTCCTAGATTCACTCAGTACTCTTCAG GTTAAAGACAGACTACCAAACATCTTTGAGTGCCAGCTGCGCCTGTGGACCCAATGGTTCCAGTCTtggggagaagaagagaggaaccATTTCCTACACATGCTGGAGGAGTGGGACCCGGTTTTTGTTGCCCACTTTTATAGATGTGTGGCTGGCACAGCAGGAAGAGACTGA